One genomic window of Sphingopyxis sp. OPL5 includes the following:
- a CDS encoding ABC transporter ATP-binding protein, whose product MPKFSSSLSVKAALLAAGASFACPAMAEAVDSPIAVAVTTTVAADQPADGAAANPQDSNDDGYEDEIVVTAPRLVGQLDTDFTAEAELDEAAIASYGVSNVEELLTALAPQTRSGRGRGSGRPIILVNGRRIGGFGEVRNLPPEAIAKVEVFPEEVALQYGYAADERVVNLVLKPNFRQVAVEAEGGIPTQGGRFQSEIEPSFLMIGANGRFNLNTGWEHQTMLRESERNLDYASDADGQALAAGAPARSLLGASDTYKIDGTVQRSLNKLTDASLNVRFDQTDSLSLIGPGVGGVTDPLTRNSRSRNLSTTASINGMLGNWRWSAAANYADADSLIFTDRVSGARDRFDSSQQSFGGTANISGGLGDGWAGPIRLSATANYAGLRFDSRSQTALAVTTTDLARDLPGVLGSLTIPLLDPEYGAGNIGRVSLTLSGQYQDPSDFAALKSWGANLNWGITDNLSLVASFNNDEAAPGIQQLGAAPLVTPGVTYYDFSTGQTVQITTTTGGNPFLLAEQRRDLKLGLNWSPPMLEGLNFSVNYNKNKSYDTANSFPLLTPEIEAAFPDRVTRDADGVLIALDQRPVNFDRTENSQIRWGFNFGKSFGQQQQGGPGAAGGPGGARPEGAGGRPPGGERGPGAQRGPGGPGGGGPRAGGGGRGPGGPGGMLGGPQGGRWQVSLYHTVKLTDTIFIRPGVPELDLLDGSATGSGGGSNRHLVELDGGVFNKGLGVRLSAKYDSGSTVTGGTAGDLDFGDLATFNLRVFMDLGQKPKLIEKMPFLKGSRLRFAVDNIFDAQRKITDGNGIVPLNYQPGYIDPLGRYIELEWRKTF is encoded by the coding sequence ATGCCAAAATTCTCCTCCTCGCTGTCGGTCAAGGCCGCCCTGCTCGCGGCGGGGGCTTCGTTCGCCTGCCCGGCGATGGCCGAAGCCGTCGACAGTCCGATCGCGGTCGCCGTGACGACCACCGTCGCGGCCGACCAGCCCGCCGACGGTGCCGCCGCCAATCCGCAGGACAGCAACGACGATGGCTATGAGGACGAAATCGTCGTCACCGCGCCGCGGCTCGTCGGTCAGCTCGACACCGATTTTACCGCCGAGGCCGAACTCGATGAGGCGGCGATCGCCAGCTATGGCGTGTCGAACGTCGAGGAACTGCTGACCGCACTCGCGCCCCAGACGCGTTCGGGCCGCGGGCGCGGCAGCGGGCGACCGATCATCCTCGTCAACGGGCGCCGCATCGGCGGTTTTGGCGAAGTGCGCAACCTGCCCCCCGAAGCGATCGCCAAGGTCGAAGTGTTCCCCGAAGAGGTCGCGCTGCAATATGGCTATGCGGCCGACGAACGCGTCGTCAACCTCGTGCTCAAGCCCAATTTCCGGCAAGTCGCGGTCGAGGCCGAGGGCGGCATTCCGACGCAGGGCGGACGCTTCCAAAGCGAAATCGAACCGAGCTTCTTGATGATCGGCGCGAATGGCCGCTTCAACCTGAATACCGGGTGGGAGCATCAGACGATGCTGCGCGAGAGCGAGCGTAACCTCGACTATGCTTCAGACGCGGACGGCCAGGCATTGGCTGCCGGCGCGCCGGCGCGCAGCCTGCTCGGGGCGAGCGACACCTACAAGATCGACGGTACGGTCCAGCGCAGCCTCAACAAGCTGACCGACGCCTCGCTCAATGTCCGTTTCGACCAGACCGACAGCCTGTCGCTGATCGGCCCCGGCGTCGGCGGTGTCACCGACCCGCTGACGCGCAACAGCCGCAGCCGCAACCTGTCGACGACCGCCAGCATCAACGGCATGCTCGGCAACTGGCGCTGGTCGGCGGCGGCCAATTATGCCGACGCCGATTCGCTGATCTTCACCGATCGCGTCAGCGGCGCGCGCGACCGGTTCGACAGCAGCCAGCAAAGTTTCGGCGGCACCGCCAATATCTCGGGCGGGCTGGGCGACGGCTGGGCCGGACCGATCCGTCTGTCGGCGACCGCGAATTATGCGGGACTGCGCTTCGACAGCCGGTCGCAAACGGCGCTGGCGGTCACGACGACCGATCTCGCGCGCGACCTGCCGGGCGTCCTCGGCTCGCTGACGATCCCGCTGCTCGACCCCGAATATGGCGCGGGCAATATCGGCCGCGTGTCGCTCACGCTCAGCGGGCAATATCAGGATCCGAGCGATTTCGCGGCGCTCAAGAGTTGGGGCGCGAACCTCAATTGGGGGATCACCGACAATCTTTCGCTCGTCGCGAGCTTCAACAATGACGAGGCGGCGCCCGGCATCCAGCAACTCGGCGCCGCGCCGCTGGTGACCCCGGGGGTTACCTATTATGATTTTTCGACCGGCCAGACGGTTCAGATCACGACGACCACGGGCGGCAACCCCTTCCTGCTCGCCGAGCAGCGCCGCGACCTTAAGCTGGGCTTGAACTGGTCGCCGCCGATGCTCGAGGGGCTGAACTTCTCGGTCAATTACAACAAGAACAAGAGCTATGACACCGCGAACAGCTTCCCGCTGCTGACCCCCGAGATCGAGGCGGCCTTCCCCGACCGGGTTACGCGTGATGCCGATGGCGTGCTGATCGCGCTCGACCAGCGGCCGGTCAATTTCGACCGCACCGAAAATTCGCAGATTCGATGGGGTTTCAACTTCGGCAAGAGTTTCGGCCAGCAACAGCAGGGCGGACCCGGCGCTGCCGGCGGCCCTGGCGGCGCGCGGCCAGAAGGCGCGGGCGGACGTCCGCCCGGCGGCGAACGCGGACCCGGCGCACAGCGCGGTCCGGGCGGCCCCGGTGGCGGCGGTCCGCGCGCTGGCGGCGGCGGTCGCGGTCCTGGCGGCCCCGGCGGCATGCTCGGCGGCCCGCAGGGCGGGCGCTGGCAGGTCTCGCTCTATCACACGGTCAAACTGACCGACACGATCTTCATCCGCCCGGGCGTGCCCGAACTCGACCTGCTCGACGGCTCGGCGACGGGCAGCGGCGGCGGCAGCAACCGACACCTCGTCGAACTCGACGGCGGCGTGTTCAACAAGGGGCTCGGGGTGCGGCTGAGCGCGAAGTACGACAGCGGCAGCACCGTAACCGGCGGCACCGCGGGCGACCTCGATTTCGGCGACCTCGCGACCTTCAACCTGCGCGTCTTCATGGATTTGGGCCAGAAGCCGAAGCTGATCGAGAAGATGCCATTCCTCAAGGGTTCGCGCCTGCGCTTCGCGGTCGACAA